A region from the Rhizoctonia solani chromosome 13, complete sequence genome encodes:
- a CDS encoding amino acid permease: protein MAPPSEKRAHDSHVVQDTNAEARLAQMGYKQETTPELVNDLDPRSFAIMAVPFGSSTTLALALTDGGAVTVLYGWIIVSLISLAIAASLAEICSVFPTAGGVYYWSHMLASPRYAPIASWTTGWFGLVGNWTVTASINFSLAQLILTQSVYGETAGLQRPGKLYSVIGR from the exons ATGGCGCCTCCAAGTGAGAAGCGTGCGCACGACAGCCATGTTGTTCAAGATACTAATGCAGAGGCTCGATTGGCCCAAATGGGTTACAA ACAGGAAACTACCCCGGAGCTTGTCAATGATCTCGATCCTAGGTC CTTCGCTATCATGG CCGTCCCATTTGGTAGCAGTACAACTTTGGCACTCGCACTGACGGATGGTGGCGCAGTCACCGTGTTATACGG ATGGATTATTGTGTCTTTAATCTCGCTGGCAATTGCTGCATCACTTGCCGAAATTTGCTCGGTATTCCCAACAGCCGGCGGAGTATACTACTGGTCGCACATGCTTGCTTCTCCTCGCTATGCACCAATAGCATCTTGGACAACCGGTTGGTTCGGCCTCGTTGGAAACTGGACAGTCACGGCTAGCATCAATTTCTCGCTCGCCCAGCTTATTCTCACGCAATCGGTCTATGGAGAGACGGCTGGGTTGCAACGCCCTGGCAAACTTTACTCTGTTATTGGGCGGTGA